From a single Chitinophaga sp. Cy-1792 genomic region:
- a CDS encoding molybdopterin molybdotransferase MoeA: MMLTVTEAYNAVLETVRDTGTEMVPFTQATGRILREPVLADRPFPPFNRVMMDGIAIRYDSYARGQRVFVVEDVQAAGAPQLQLSNTANCLEVMTGAVLPDLTDTIVQYEQLEGSENEGFKRFIIKHPVKKGQHIHREGSDVSQDAVLMDSGTVLGPAEAGVLATVGKTTVMVSQRPKVVVIATGNELVPVDTIPLPHQLRMSNVYSLSASLEQMGITATVVHLEDNPASMAEQLQPLIADTDVWISSGAVSAGKFDYLPEVLEQLGMKQVFHKVQQRPGKPFLFGTFQEGPVVFALPGNPVSGFMCFYRYVQPWLLAAMGCVPTPPQYAVLSSKVVFEPNLEYYLPVKLHAQPHGKIMAVPQPYQGSGDLASLLLADAFMVLPVGESVFKKGDSFPIYKFR, translated from the coding sequence ATGATGCTGACTGTCACTGAAGCCTATAATGCTGTACTGGAAACAGTACGCGATACCGGAACGGAAATGGTGCCGTTTACGCAGGCTACAGGCCGCATTCTGAGAGAACCTGTGCTGGCCGACAGACCTTTTCCTCCCTTTAACAGAGTGATGATGGACGGCATCGCCATCAGGTATGATTCCTATGCCCGTGGCCAGCGTGTATTCGTGGTGGAAGATGTGCAGGCTGCCGGCGCACCGCAGTTGCAGTTGTCTAATACTGCTAATTGCCTGGAAGTAATGACCGGCGCCGTATTGCCGGACCTGACAGATACCATTGTACAATATGAGCAGCTGGAAGGTTCTGAAAATGAGGGCTTTAAAAGATTTATTATAAAACATCCCGTAAAAAAGGGACAACATATCCACAGAGAAGGTAGTGATGTGAGCCAGGATGCCGTATTGATGGACAGCGGTACTGTATTAGGGCCCGCAGAAGCAGGTGTATTGGCTACTGTGGGCAAAACCACGGTAATGGTGAGCCAGCGACCGAAAGTAGTGGTGATTGCCACCGGAAATGAACTTGTGCCGGTAGATACCATTCCATTGCCACATCAGCTACGCATGTCTAATGTGTACAGTCTCAGTGCTTCTCTGGAACAAATGGGCATCACGGCTACGGTGGTGCACCTGGAAGATAATCCGGCCAGCATGGCAGAACAGCTGCAGCCACTGATCGCTGATACGGATGTATGGATCAGCTCCGGCGCCGTATCTGCCGGAAAATTTGACTACCTGCCGGAAGTATTGGAGCAGCTGGGCATGAAACAGGTATTTCATAAAGTGCAACAACGCCCGGGGAAACCCTTTCTGTTCGGCACTTTCCAGGAAGGTCCTGTGGTTTTTGCCTTGCCGGGAAATCCGGTTTCCGGCTTCATGTGTTTTTACCGCTACGTACAACCCTGGTTGTTAGCGGCAATGGGATGTGTACCCACTCCTCCCCAATATGCTGTATTGTCTTCCAAAGTGGTTTTTGAGCCTAACCTGGAGTATTATCTTCCTGTTAAATTGCATGCACAGCCACACGGAAAAATAATGGCAGTTCCACAACCCTACCAAGGCTCAGGAGACCTTGCCAGCTTGCTGCTGGCCGATGCGTTCATGGTACTGCCGGTAGGAGAATCTGTGTTCAAAAAAGGCGATTCCTTCCCAATATATAAATTCCGTTAA
- a CDS encoding DUF1800 family protein, whose translation MASLSPQIQMQHLAWRAGFGEPLSVINDWSDKRLKVVVNQILIGRRNRTPDVNVMSDADMPDFKKIKGMTPDEKKAVQQKNVQGIKDLNLSWMKEMAGSEHPLREKMSLFWHGHFACRTQDVLYNQQLLGVIRENALGNFGDLLTEVSKSPAMLQFLNNQQNRKQHPNENFAREVMELFTLGRGNYTETDVKEAARAFTGWSFDETGEFKFRDKLHDDGDKHILGKHGNYNGDDVLKILLDQRQCAKFITTKIYRFFVDDNPDEVRINQLAESFYHSGYEIKSLMREIFMSDWFYDPKYVGNKIKSPVELLVGIRRAVPMTFDEEATMLVFQRILGQVLFYPPNVAGWPGGRNWIDSSSLMFRLRVPQIIFYSQALNIQPKEIMPEMGDGGNYKMTLQINDFLKKQYSKKINAHIDWDPYIKGFEQVPREALADSIAGSLLVVPGNANKQLLEKYADMSNREAYIKTVSIDVMSMPEYQLC comes from the coding sequence ATGGCCTCACTCTCTCCGCAAATACAAATGCAACACCTGGCCTGGCGTGCAGGCTTTGGAGAGCCGCTTTCTGTAATCAACGACTGGTCGGATAAACGACTGAAAGTTGTTGTAAATCAAATACTCATTGGTAGAAGAAACAGGACTCCTGACGTAAATGTGATGAGCGATGCCGATATGCCTGATTTTAAAAAAATCAAAGGCATGACACCCGACGAGAAAAAGGCAGTACAGCAGAAAAATGTACAGGGAATCAAAGACCTGAACCTCTCCTGGATGAAGGAAATGGCCGGCAGTGAGCATCCGCTGCGCGAAAAAATGAGTCTCTTCTGGCATGGACACTTTGCCTGCCGTACGCAGGATGTATTATACAACCAGCAATTATTAGGTGTTATACGGGAGAATGCGCTCGGCAATTTTGGCGATCTGTTAACAGAAGTCTCTAAATCGCCGGCGATGTTGCAGTTTCTAAACAACCAACAAAATAGGAAACAGCATCCCAATGAAAATTTTGCGCGTGAGGTAATGGAACTCTTTACACTGGGCCGTGGAAATTACACGGAAACAGATGTGAAGGAAGCGGCAAGAGCCTTTACAGGATGGAGTTTTGACGAAACCGGAGAGTTTAAGTTCAGAGATAAGTTGCATGATGATGGTGATAAACATATTCTCGGAAAACATGGTAATTACAATGGCGATGATGTGTTGAAGATTTTATTGGACCAGCGGCAATGTGCAAAATTTATTACCACAAAAATCTATCGCTTTTTTGTAGATGATAATCCTGATGAAGTAAGAATTAATCAGCTGGCCGAGAGCTTTTACCACTCTGGTTATGAGATAAAATCACTGATGCGGGAGATATTTATGTCTGACTGGTTTTATGACCCGAAGTATGTGGGTAACAAAATAAAATCACCGGTGGAATTGTTGGTAGGTATTCGACGTGCGGTACCAATGACTTTTGATGAAGAGGCAACGATGCTGGTATTTCAGCGTATACTCGGACAGGTGCTGTTTTATCCGCCAAACGTAGCCGGATGGCCTGGCGGCAGGAACTGGATCGATAGCTCGAGCCTGATGTTCAGGTTACGTGTACCACAGATAATTTTCTATTCACAGGCATTGAATATACAACCCAAGGAAATTATGCCGGAGATGGGAGATGGTGGAAATTATAAGATGACGTTACAGATCAATGATTTTCTTAAAAAGCAATATTCGAAAAAGATTAACGCACATATAGATTGGGATCCTTACATTAAAGGTTTTGAGCAGGTGCCAAGAGAAGCGCTGGCAGATAGCATAGCCGGGTCTTTGCTGGTGGTGCCAGGTAATGCCAATAAGCAACTGTTGGAAAAATATGCAGATATGTCTAACAGGGAAGCCTATATTAAAACGGTATCCATCGATGTAATGAGTATGCCGGAATACCAGTTGTGTTAA
- a CDS encoding DUF1501 domain-containing protein has protein sequence MHIINRRRFLQVGSLASAAMMMPKFLKALERGELVPPGNKVLVIIQLSGGNDGLNTIIPYRNDIYYRSRPALGIKRTDALSLTDNLGIHPALKGFKSLYDDGALGVLNNVGYPNPDRSHFRSMDIWHTASQSNEIWSDGWIGRYLDAQCKGCDKPTQALEIDDTLSLALKGDSAKGLALTDPTRLFGTSNNPFFKDLLQHGGHDDEHHNVDYLYKTMSETISSASYIQQQFKTYQSKESYPNTELGKNLRTIANLIMSDINTKVYYVSHGSFDTHVNQQQQQERLFQQLSDAVTVFTGDLKKNNRFQDVVVMTFSEFGRRVSQNASGGTDHGTANNMFLIGGGLQEKGVLNDGPDLMNLMDGDLRYNVDFKSVYATLLSRWLGADDKAILKADYQHLNFV, from the coding sequence ATGCATATAATAAACCGCAGACGATTTCTACAGGTAGGCTCACTGGCCTCAGCAGCGATGATGATGCCTAAGTTTCTGAAAGCACTGGAGCGTGGCGAATTGGTGCCTCCGGGCAATAAAGTGTTGGTGATTATTCAGTTATCCGGCGGAAATGATGGCCTGAATACGATTATACCTTACCGTAATGATATTTACTACAGGTCGCGGCCTGCATTGGGTATTAAGCGAACCGATGCTTTGTCGCTCACTGATAATCTGGGGATACATCCCGCGTTAAAGGGTTTTAAATCGTTGTACGACGATGGCGCCCTGGGTGTTCTGAATAATGTGGGCTATCCCAACCCTGACCGTTCGCACTTCCGTTCAATGGATATCTGGCATACGGCCAGTCAGTCTAACGAGATCTGGTCTGATGGCTGGATAGGACGTTACCTGGATGCGCAATGTAAGGGTTGTGATAAGCCTACACAAGCACTTGAAATTGATGATACGCTGAGCCTGGCGCTGAAGGGAGATAGTGCCAAAGGCCTTGCCCTGACGGATCCTACACGGTTATTCGGAACAAGTAATAATCCCTTCTTTAAAGATCTGCTGCAACATGGCGGCCACGATGATGAACATCATAATGTGGATTACCTGTATAAGACAATGAGCGAAACGATTTCGTCTGCGTCCTATATCCAGCAACAGTTTAAGACATATCAGTCTAAAGAAAGCTATCCTAATACGGAGCTGGGTAAGAACTTGCGAACGATCGCCAATCTGATTATGTCAGATATCAATACCAAAGTTTATTACGTGTCGCACGGCAGCTTTGATACGCATGTAAACCAGCAGCAACAGCAGGAACGGCTGTTTCAGCAGCTGAGTGATGCGGTGACTGTTTTTACCGGCGACCTGAAAAAGAACAACCGTTTTCAGGATGTGGTAGTGATGACGTTTTCTGAATTTGGTCGTAGGGTGAGTCAGAATGCCAGTGGTGGCACCGATCATGGAACTGCCAATAATATGTTCCTGATTGGCGGCGGTTTGCAGGAAAAGGGCGTACTGAACGACGGCCCTGACCTGATGAACCTGATGGATGGCGATTTACGGTATAACGTAGATTTCAAAAGCGTATATGCGACCCTGTTATCCAGGTGGTTAGGGGCAGATGATAAAGCGATTTTAAAAGCAGATTACCAGCATTTAAACTTTGTATAA